A section of the Streptobacillus ratti genome encodes:
- a CDS encoding ribonuclease J, which translates to MEKNEKTFSRKKKEIGDKIKAVKQLFEEEKIATKEKVVTKEKPLVKKVERNRKREPKIKVVEENGDITTDKTYIIPLGGIEEIGKNMTVIQYRDEMIVIDAGLTFPEDEHLGVDLIIPSFEYLSSNLSKVKALLITHGHEDHIGAVPYFYQKLGSGIPMYGGKLSLELALAKFEKVTVKKPKCVYISNRNEVKIGKYFTIEFVSVTHSIPDCYAIRVKTPTSTILHTGDFKVDLTPVNDEKFDFGRLASIGEEGVDLLLSDSTNAQVPGSTPSESTVGRSIDAEVSKATGRVILASFASHVHRIQQIILIAQKYGRKVAIDGRSMLKIFEICSKLGYLKIPKNMIITLEQAEKMPENKVMIICTGTQGEPLSVLSRIANGTHKSISLRANDRVIISGSPIPGNEKAAYKNINQLLKKEASVIFEKVMGIHVSGHGCQEEQKLMINLIKPKYFMPVHGEYVMLKKHKELAMEVGMSEENIILAENGFKLELTPNSFKVVGKVPSGAVYIYGDSVGNVREHILKERQILADNGVLAISVAQNSELKFIGDPIIFSKGFLYKKDDITSQITESMKEVVKSKLAFLEQKQEQDIEKIKTAITNTLNSFFNDNIGKVPTVIVTVVRV; encoded by the coding sequence ATGGAGAAAAATGAAAAAACTTTTTCGAGAAAGAAAAAGGAAATAGGCGATAAAATAAAGGCTGTTAAGCAATTATTTGAAGAAGAAAAAATCGCAACTAAAGAAAAAGTTGTAACTAAAGAAAAACCTTTAGTAAAAAAAGTTGAAAGAAATAGAAAAAGAGAACCAAAAATAAAGGTAGTAGAGGAAAATGGTGATATAACTACTGATAAGACATATATAATTCCGCTAGGGGGTATAGAGGAAATTGGTAAGAACATGACGGTAATTCAGTATAGAGATGAGATGATAGTTATTGATGCTGGATTAACTTTTCCAGAAGATGAACATTTAGGAGTAGATTTAATTATACCTAGTTTTGAATATTTATCATCAAACTTATCTAAAGTTAAAGCATTACTAATTACTCATGGACATGAAGATCATATAGGTGCTGTACCTTATTTTTATCAAAAATTAGGTTCTGGTATACCTATGTATGGTGGAAAATTAAGTTTAGAATTAGCATTAGCTAAATTTGAAAAAGTTACTGTAAAAAAACCAAAATGTGTATATATATCTAATAGAAATGAAGTTAAAATTGGAAAATATTTTACTATTGAATTTGTAAGTGTAACACATTCAATTCCTGATTGTTATGCAATTAGAGTTAAAACACCTACAAGTACTATATTACATACAGGAGATTTTAAAGTTGATTTAACTCCTGTTAATGATGAAAAATTTGATTTTGGAAGACTTGCAAGTATAGGAGAAGAGGGAGTAGATTTATTATTATCTGATAGTACTAATGCTCAAGTTCCTGGTTCAACTCCGTCTGAATCAACAGTAGGAAGAAGTATAGATGCAGAAGTTTCTAAGGCTACAGGTAGAGTAATACTTGCATCATTTGCCTCACATGTACATAGAATACAACAAATTATACTTATAGCACAAAAATATGGTAGAAAAGTAGCTATAGACGGTAGAAGTATGCTTAAGATATTTGAAATATGTTCAAAACTTGGATATTTAAAAATACCAAAAAATATGATAATTACTTTAGAACAAGCTGAAAAAATGCCAGAGAATAAGGTTATGATAATATGTACAGGAACTCAAGGAGAGCCATTATCTGTTCTTTCAAGAATAGCAAATGGTACTCATAAATCAATATCTCTTAGAGCAAATGATAGAGTAATTATTTCAGGTTCACCTATACCCGGTAATGAAAAAGCAGCTTATAAGAATATTAATCAGTTACTTAAAAAAGAGGCTTCTGTAATATTTGAAAAGGTTATGGGAATACATGTTTCAGGACATGGTTGTCAAGAAGAACAAAAACTAATGATAAATTTAATTAAACCTAAGTATTTCATGCCAGTTCATGGAGAATATGTAATGCTTAAAAAACATAAAGAACTTGCTATGGAAGTAGGTATGTCAGAAGAAAATATTATACTTGCAGAAAATGGGTTTAAGCTTGAATTGACACCTAATAGTTTTAAGGTAGTAGGCAAAGTACCAAGTGGTGCAGTATATATTTATGGAGATAGTGTAGGTAATGTAAGAGAACATATACTAAAAGAAAGACAAATATTAGCTGATAATGGAGTTTTAGCTATATCTGTAGCTCAAAATTCTGAATTAAAATTCATAGGAGATCCGATAATATTTAGTAAAGGATTTTTATATAAAAAAGATGATATTACATCACAAATCACTG